From Oncorhynchus nerka isolate Pitt River linkage group LG1, Oner_Uvic_2.0, whole genome shotgun sequence, the proteins below share one genomic window:
- the pou1f1 gene encoding pituitary-specific positive transcription factor 1, with the protein MSCQAFSADSFTTLAGDSLPLLMHHASAADCLPSSTHTHNMVSAVPSGLSLLQSSKRSHMHLSTSTLGNALSNGPPGLHYPVTPCHYSNQQTTYGMMAAQEMLSASISQTRILQTCSVPHPNMVNGANTLQGSLAPCLYKFPEHGLGGGSCSLSHSFPPLPPAMLSEESPLGGTKDLRLRSRPPDDPPDMDSPQIRELEKFANNFKLRRIALGYTQTNVGEALAAVHGSEFSQTTICRFENLQLSFKNACTLKAILAKWLDEAEQAGALFNEKMGMNERKRKRRTTISLGAKEALERSFREKIKPSSQEIVRMAEGLHLEKEVVRVWFCNRRQREKRVKTSLHHSSYLTKDSPTYR; encoded by the exons ATGTCGTGCCAGGCGTTCAGCGCGGACTCCTTCACCACCCTGGCAGGAGACTCCCTGCCCCTCCTCATGCACCACGCCTCCGCTGCCGACTGCCtgccctcctccacacacacacacaacatggtgTCAGCAG TCCCGTcaggtctgtctctcctccagtcctccaagCGTTCCcacatgcacctctccacctccacccttGGCAACGCCCTCAGCAACGGTCCTCCCGGCCTGCACTACCCCGTCACACCCTGTCACTATAGCAACCAACAGACCACTTACGGCATGATGGCAG CTCAGGAGATGCTGTCTGCCAGTATATCTCAGACCAGAATCCTCCAGACCTGCAGCGTCCCGCACCCCAACATGGTCAACGGAGCAAACACACTGCaag GTTCATTGGCCCCTTGTCTGTATAAGTTTCCAGAGCATGGTCTGGGTGGGGGGTCGTGCTCTCTGAGCCACAGTTTCCCACCACTGCCCCCTGCCATGCTGTCTGAGGAATCACCCCTGGGGGGCACTAAGGACCTCCGCCTTAGGAGCCGGCCACCAGATGACCCCCCCGACATGGACTCACCTCAGATACGAGAGCTGGAGAAGTTTGCCAACAACTTCAAACTCCGCAGGATCGCTCTGG GGTACACCCAAACTAACGTTGGAGAGGCTCTGGCTGCGGTGCATGGCTCAGAGTTCAGCCAGACAACCATCTGTCGCTTTGAGAACCTGCAGCTGAGCTTCAAGAACGCCTGCACGTTAAAGGCCATCCTGGCCAAGTGGCTGGACGAAGCAGAGCAGGCCGGGG CTCTGTTTAATGAGAAAATGGGCATGAATGAGCGTAAGAGGAAACGAAGAACCACTATCAG tcTGGGGGCTAAGGAGGCATTGGAGCGTAGCTTCAGGGAGAAGATCAAGCCCTCATCTCAGGAGATCGTCCGTATGGCCGAGGGGCTACACCTGGAGAAGGAGGTGGTCCGGGTCTGGTTCTGTAACCGTCGGCAACGAGAGAAACGGGTCAAGACCAGCCttcaccacagctcctacctgACCAAGGACAGTCCTACCTATagataa